In Brienomyrus brachyistius isolate T26 chromosome 25, BBRACH_0.4, whole genome shotgun sequence, a single window of DNA contains:
- the dok7b gene encoding protein Dok-7 isoform X3 yields the protein MTDTVVVEGQAKYRDGKKWKSRWVALRKPSPVADCLVLLVYKDRSDKTKGHKERSSVTLEDICGLEPGPPYEGVSYTLAIVTLSQAVMLGFDSKEALLAWDIRIRYSLGEVHRFSVGVLPGTRLESGPATLHLCNNLLVLARDLPPAVVGQWKLSDLRRYGAVPNGFVFEGGTRCGYWAGVFFLSCLEGEQISFLFDCIVRGVSPTRGPFGLRPVLPDPNASPASMEERARQETQELEKRLSLLSHCSRQSSAASTCSYGASVASDEHSISSSSSETSHSDTSLGSRLTLWAEPGTRASGAVEPLGQAQGRGPLHTEESLGAGITTATRVLSKPTRSRGLQEIGRQSSSDSGIATGSHSSYSGSFSSYTGSLDIGQGDEFGSLLSLPDRNVCTCPAAEYQVPGSLRPLYDTPRSLRQSAPPRDQLVPPAPDAGGGPDLSTSRRPAAQSGPELGELAQVSTDSALKLPATQKHGATLDLRAAEVAPPAASPLESHETFSLQSGMARPLFASCPVCGKTKGTTLPHPGVLSVPAGSDKKSTKKEDKGKGGVAYEAMERRGVEKPSEVDERSSYELMGSCGQQRLYADSEGAVSSMGSSAMVKAHRQASDPKGGYELMASTVDAPRRGGVNPAECGSTLAFLGDVAVARLPERPRGSGPTYVNIPISPASKKQLHYMELELQEPGSAVRGNGAHLRGRRGGSTKYALIDIAATETAHKVGSQHAQCREERLQQLEQRKKGAPQ from the exons ACTGCCTGGTGCTGCTGGTGTACAAAGACAGGTCAGATAAAACCAAGGGTCACAAGGAGCGGAGCAGCGTGACGCTGGAGGACATCTGTGGCCTGGAGCCGGGGCCCCCTTACGAGGGCGTCAGCTACACGCTGGCCATCGTCACCCTCAGCCAGGCCGTCATGCTGGGCTTCGACAGCAAAGAGGCCCTGCTGGCCTGGGACATCCGCATCCGCTACAGCCTGGGGGAAG TTCACAGGTTCTCCGTGGGCGTGCTGCCCGGCACCCGGCTGGAAAGCGGCCCTGCCACTCTACACCTGTGTAACAACCTGCTGGTTCTGGCCCGAGACCTGCCCCCCGCCGTCGTGGGCCAGTGGAAGCTCTCGGACCTGCGGCGCTACGGCGCCGTGCCCAACGGCTTCGTCTTCGAGGGCGGCACACGCTGCGGTTACT GGGCCGGCGTCttcttcctgtcctgcctggagGGCGAGCAGATCAGCTTTCTGTTCGACTGCATCGTCCGGGGCGTCTCGCCGACCCGCGGCCCGTTTGGGCTCAGGCCAGTCCTGCCAG ACCCCAACGCAAGTCCAGCCTCCATGGAGGAGCGTGCGAGGCAGGAGACCCAGGAGCTGGAGAAGCGACTGAGCCTCCTCTCCCACTGCAGTCGCCAGAGCAGTGCAG CGTCCACCTGCAGCTACGGCGCGTCTGTGGCGAGTGACGAGCACAGCATATCCAGCTCCTCCTCGGAGACCAGCCACTCTGACACCAGCCTGGGAAGCCGCCTCACCCTGTGGGCGGAGCCGGGGACCAGGGCATCTGGTGCCGTGGAGCCCCTGGGCCAGGCCCAAGGCAGGGGCCCCCTGCATACCGAGGAGAGCCTGGGCGCTGGCATCACTACAGCGACACGGGTCCTGTCCAAGCCGACCCGCAGCCGGGGGCTGCAGGAGATTGGTCGGCAGAGCTCATCGGATAGTGGCATTGCCACCGGGAGCCACTCGTCTTATTCCGGAAGCTTCTCATCCTACACCGGAAGTCTGGACATCGGCCAGGGAGATGAGTTCGGCTCTCTGCTCAGCCTGCCCGACCGTAATGTCTGCACATGTCCAGCTGCTGAATACCAGGTCCCCGGTTCCCTCCGGCCTCTGTATGACACACCAAGGAGCCTCCGCCAGAGTGCACCACCCAGGGACCAGCTTGTCCCCCCGGCCCCagatgccggggggggcccagatCTGAGCACGAGCAGGCGACCGGCCGCACAGTCCGGCCCAGAGCTCGGAGAGCTGGCTCAGGTTTCCACGGACTCGGCGCTGAAGTTGCCGGCGACACAGAAACACGGAGCGACTTTGGACTTGAGGGCGGCCGaggtggcgccccctgctgccagCCCCTTGGAATCCCACGAGACATTCAGCCTCCAGTCTGGGATGGCAAGACCGCTCTTCGCCTCCTGTCCTGTCTGCGGCAAAACGAAG GGAACAACTCTCCCGCATCCAGGAGTCCTGTCCGTCCCAGCCGGATCAG ACAAAAAGTCAACGAAGAAGGAGGATAAGGGCAAAGGAGGCGTGGCCTATGAAGCTATGGAACGGCGGGGAGTGGAGAAGCCCTCCGAG GTTGATGAGCGAAGCAGCTATGAACTGATGGGCAGCTGTGGTCAGCAGAGACTGTACGCCGACTCTGAAG GAGCAGTGTCTTCGATGGGCTCCTCCGCCATGGTGAAGGCTCACAGGCAAGCTTCTG ATCCCAAAGGAGGCTATGAGCTGATGGCTTCCACTGTCGATGCACCCAGGAGGGGGGGTGTGAATCCAGCAGAGTGTG GCAGCACATTGGCCTTCCTCGGGGACGTGGCGGTAGCGAGACTGCCCGAAAGGCCGCGTGGGAGCGGGCCGACCTACGTCAACATTCCCATCAGCCCCGCGTCCAAGAAGCAGCTCCACTacatggagctggagctgcaggagccTGGCTCTGCGGTCCGAGGTAACGGCGCACATCTGCGCGGACGTA GAGGAGGATCCACAAAGTACGCCCTGATTGACATCGCTGCCACGGAGACGGCCCACAAAGTGGGCTCCCAGCATGCCCAGTGCAGAGAGGAGCGTCTGCAGCAGCTGGAGCAGAGGAAGAAGGGGGCGCCGCAGTGA
- the dok7b gene encoding protein Dok-7 isoform X1, which translates to MTDTVVVEGQAKYRDGKKWKSRWVALRKPSPVADCLVLLVYKDRSDKTKGHKERSSVTLEDICGLEPGPPYEGVSYTLAIVTLSQAVMLGFDSKEALLAWDIRIRYSLGEVHRFSVGVLPGTRLESGPATLHLCNNLLVLARDLPPAVVGQWKLSDLRRYGAVPNGFVFEGGTRCGYWAGVFFLSCLEGEQISFLFDCIVRGVSPTRGPFGLRPVLPDPNASPASMEERARQETQELEKRLSLLSHCSRQSSAASTCSYGASVASDEHSISSSSSETSHSDTSLGSRLTLWAEPGTRASGAVEPLGQAQGRGPLHTEESLGAGITTATRVLSKPTRSRGLQEIGRQSSSDSGIATGSHSSYSGSFSSYTGSLDIGQGDEFGSLLSLPDRNVCTCPAAEYQVPGSLRPLYDTPRSLRQSAPPRDQLVPPAPDAGGGPDLSTSRRPAAQSGPELGELAQVSTDSALKLPATQKHGATLDLRAAEVAPPAASPLESHETFSLQSGMARPLFASCPVCGKTKCNHSFNLNYITHEQCYSAMKKCGKQGTTLPHPGVLSVPAGSDKKSTKKEDKGKGGVAYEAMERRGVEKPSEVDERSSYELMGSCGQQRLYADSEGAVSSMGSSAMVKAHRQASDPKGGYELMASTVDAPRRGGVNPAECGSTLAFLGDVAVARLPERPRGSGPTYVNIPISPASKKQLHYMELELQEPGSAVRGNGAHLRGRRGGSTKYALIDIAATETAHKVGSQHAQCREERLQQLEQRKKGAPQ; encoded by the exons ACTGCCTGGTGCTGCTGGTGTACAAAGACAGGTCAGATAAAACCAAGGGTCACAAGGAGCGGAGCAGCGTGACGCTGGAGGACATCTGTGGCCTGGAGCCGGGGCCCCCTTACGAGGGCGTCAGCTACACGCTGGCCATCGTCACCCTCAGCCAGGCCGTCATGCTGGGCTTCGACAGCAAAGAGGCCCTGCTGGCCTGGGACATCCGCATCCGCTACAGCCTGGGGGAAG TTCACAGGTTCTCCGTGGGCGTGCTGCCCGGCACCCGGCTGGAAAGCGGCCCTGCCACTCTACACCTGTGTAACAACCTGCTGGTTCTGGCCCGAGACCTGCCCCCCGCCGTCGTGGGCCAGTGGAAGCTCTCGGACCTGCGGCGCTACGGCGCCGTGCCCAACGGCTTCGTCTTCGAGGGCGGCACACGCTGCGGTTACT GGGCCGGCGTCttcttcctgtcctgcctggagGGCGAGCAGATCAGCTTTCTGTTCGACTGCATCGTCCGGGGCGTCTCGCCGACCCGCGGCCCGTTTGGGCTCAGGCCAGTCCTGCCAG ACCCCAACGCAAGTCCAGCCTCCATGGAGGAGCGTGCGAGGCAGGAGACCCAGGAGCTGGAGAAGCGACTGAGCCTCCTCTCCCACTGCAGTCGCCAGAGCAGTGCAG CGTCCACCTGCAGCTACGGCGCGTCTGTGGCGAGTGACGAGCACAGCATATCCAGCTCCTCCTCGGAGACCAGCCACTCTGACACCAGCCTGGGAAGCCGCCTCACCCTGTGGGCGGAGCCGGGGACCAGGGCATCTGGTGCCGTGGAGCCCCTGGGCCAGGCCCAAGGCAGGGGCCCCCTGCATACCGAGGAGAGCCTGGGCGCTGGCATCACTACAGCGACACGGGTCCTGTCCAAGCCGACCCGCAGCCGGGGGCTGCAGGAGATTGGTCGGCAGAGCTCATCGGATAGTGGCATTGCCACCGGGAGCCACTCGTCTTATTCCGGAAGCTTCTCATCCTACACCGGAAGTCTGGACATCGGCCAGGGAGATGAGTTCGGCTCTCTGCTCAGCCTGCCCGACCGTAATGTCTGCACATGTCCAGCTGCTGAATACCAGGTCCCCGGTTCCCTCCGGCCTCTGTATGACACACCAAGGAGCCTCCGCCAGAGTGCACCACCCAGGGACCAGCTTGTCCCCCCGGCCCCagatgccggggggggcccagatCTGAGCACGAGCAGGCGACCGGCCGCACAGTCCGGCCCAGAGCTCGGAGAGCTGGCTCAGGTTTCCACGGACTCGGCGCTGAAGTTGCCGGCGACACAGAAACACGGAGCGACTTTGGACTTGAGGGCGGCCGaggtggcgccccctgctgccagCCCCTTGGAATCCCACGAGACATTCAGCCTCCAGTCTGGGATGGCAAGACCGCTCTTCGCCTCCTGTCCTGTCTGCGGCAAAACGAAG tGCAATCATTCATTTAATCTAAACTACATTACCCATGAGCAGTGCTACTCAGCAATGAAAAAATGTGGTAAGCAG GGAACAACTCTCCCGCATCCAGGAGTCCTGTCCGTCCCAGCCGGATCAG ACAAAAAGTCAACGAAGAAGGAGGATAAGGGCAAAGGAGGCGTGGCCTATGAAGCTATGGAACGGCGGGGAGTGGAGAAGCCCTCCGAG GTTGATGAGCGAAGCAGCTATGAACTGATGGGCAGCTGTGGTCAGCAGAGACTGTACGCCGACTCTGAAG GAGCAGTGTCTTCGATGGGCTCCTCCGCCATGGTGAAGGCTCACAGGCAAGCTTCTG ATCCCAAAGGAGGCTATGAGCTGATGGCTTCCACTGTCGATGCACCCAGGAGGGGGGGTGTGAATCCAGCAGAGTGTG GCAGCACATTGGCCTTCCTCGGGGACGTGGCGGTAGCGAGACTGCCCGAAAGGCCGCGTGGGAGCGGGCCGACCTACGTCAACATTCCCATCAGCCCCGCGTCCAAGAAGCAGCTCCACTacatggagctggagctgcaggagccTGGCTCTGCGGTCCGAGGTAACGGCGCACATCTGCGCGGACGTA GAGGAGGATCCACAAAGTACGCCCTGATTGACATCGCTGCCACGGAGACGGCCCACAAAGTGGGCTCCCAGCATGCCCAGTGCAGAGAGGAGCGTCTGCAGCAGCTGGAGCAGAGGAAGAAGGGGGCGCCGCAGTGA
- the dok7b gene encoding protein Dok-7 isoform X5 — MTDTVVVEGQAKYRDGKKWKSRWVALRKPSPVADCLVLLVYKDRSDKTKGHKERSSVTLEDICGLEPGPPYEGVSYTLAIVTLSQAVMLGFDSKEALLAWDIRIRYSLGEVHRFSVGVLPGTRLESGPATLHLCNNLLVLARDLPPAVVGQWKLSDLRRYGAVPNGFVFEGGTRCGYWAGVFFLSCLEGEQISFLFDCIVRGVSPTRGPFGLRPVLPDPNASPASMEERARQETQELEKRLSLLSHCSRQSSAASTCSYGASVASDEHSISSSSSETSHSDTSLGSRLTLWAEPGTRASGAVEPLGQAQGRGPLHTEESLGAGITTATRVLSKPTRSRGLQEIGRQSSSDSGIATGSHSSYSGSFSSYTGSLDIGQGDEFGSLLSLPDRNVCTCPAAEYQVPGSLRPLYDTPRSLRQSAPPRDQLVPPAPDAGGGPDLSTSRRPAAQSGPELGELAQVSTDSALKLPATQKHGATLDLRAAEVAPPAASPLESHETFSLQSGMARPLFASCPVCGKTKCNHSFNLNYITHEQCYSAMKKCGKQGTTLPHPGVLSVPAGSDKKSTKKEDKGKGGVAYEAMERRGVEKPSEVDERSSYELMGSCGQQRLYADSEGAVSSMGSSAMVKAHRQASGGGSTKYALIDIAATETAHKVGSQHAQCREERLQQLEQRKKGAPQ; from the exons ACTGCCTGGTGCTGCTGGTGTACAAAGACAGGTCAGATAAAACCAAGGGTCACAAGGAGCGGAGCAGCGTGACGCTGGAGGACATCTGTGGCCTGGAGCCGGGGCCCCCTTACGAGGGCGTCAGCTACACGCTGGCCATCGTCACCCTCAGCCAGGCCGTCATGCTGGGCTTCGACAGCAAAGAGGCCCTGCTGGCCTGGGACATCCGCATCCGCTACAGCCTGGGGGAAG TTCACAGGTTCTCCGTGGGCGTGCTGCCCGGCACCCGGCTGGAAAGCGGCCCTGCCACTCTACACCTGTGTAACAACCTGCTGGTTCTGGCCCGAGACCTGCCCCCCGCCGTCGTGGGCCAGTGGAAGCTCTCGGACCTGCGGCGCTACGGCGCCGTGCCCAACGGCTTCGTCTTCGAGGGCGGCACACGCTGCGGTTACT GGGCCGGCGTCttcttcctgtcctgcctggagGGCGAGCAGATCAGCTTTCTGTTCGACTGCATCGTCCGGGGCGTCTCGCCGACCCGCGGCCCGTTTGGGCTCAGGCCAGTCCTGCCAG ACCCCAACGCAAGTCCAGCCTCCATGGAGGAGCGTGCGAGGCAGGAGACCCAGGAGCTGGAGAAGCGACTGAGCCTCCTCTCCCACTGCAGTCGCCAGAGCAGTGCAG CGTCCACCTGCAGCTACGGCGCGTCTGTGGCGAGTGACGAGCACAGCATATCCAGCTCCTCCTCGGAGACCAGCCACTCTGACACCAGCCTGGGAAGCCGCCTCACCCTGTGGGCGGAGCCGGGGACCAGGGCATCTGGTGCCGTGGAGCCCCTGGGCCAGGCCCAAGGCAGGGGCCCCCTGCATACCGAGGAGAGCCTGGGCGCTGGCATCACTACAGCGACACGGGTCCTGTCCAAGCCGACCCGCAGCCGGGGGCTGCAGGAGATTGGTCGGCAGAGCTCATCGGATAGTGGCATTGCCACCGGGAGCCACTCGTCTTATTCCGGAAGCTTCTCATCCTACACCGGAAGTCTGGACATCGGCCAGGGAGATGAGTTCGGCTCTCTGCTCAGCCTGCCCGACCGTAATGTCTGCACATGTCCAGCTGCTGAATACCAGGTCCCCGGTTCCCTCCGGCCTCTGTATGACACACCAAGGAGCCTCCGCCAGAGTGCACCACCCAGGGACCAGCTTGTCCCCCCGGCCCCagatgccggggggggcccagatCTGAGCACGAGCAGGCGACCGGCCGCACAGTCCGGCCCAGAGCTCGGAGAGCTGGCTCAGGTTTCCACGGACTCGGCGCTGAAGTTGCCGGCGACACAGAAACACGGAGCGACTTTGGACTTGAGGGCGGCCGaggtggcgccccctgctgccagCCCCTTGGAATCCCACGAGACATTCAGCCTCCAGTCTGGGATGGCAAGACCGCTCTTCGCCTCCTGTCCTGTCTGCGGCAAAACGAAG tGCAATCATTCATTTAATCTAAACTACATTACCCATGAGCAGTGCTACTCAGCAATGAAAAAATGTGGTAAGCAG GGAACAACTCTCCCGCATCCAGGAGTCCTGTCCGTCCCAGCCGGATCAG ACAAAAAGTCAACGAAGAAGGAGGATAAGGGCAAAGGAGGCGTGGCCTATGAAGCTATGGAACGGCGGGGAGTGGAGAAGCCCTCCGAG GTTGATGAGCGAAGCAGCTATGAACTGATGGGCAGCTGTGGTCAGCAGAGACTGTACGCCGACTCTGAAG GAGCAGTGTCTTCGATGGGCTCCTCCGCCATGGTGAAGGCTCACAGGCAAGCTTCTG GAGGAGGATCCACAAAGTACGCCCTGATTGACATCGCTGCCACGGAGACGGCCCACAAAGTGGGCTCCCAGCATGCCCAGTGCAGAGAGGAGCGTCTGCAGCAGCTGGAGCAGAGGAAGAAGGGGGCGCCGCAGTGA
- the dok7b gene encoding protein Dok-7 isoform X4 codes for MTDTVVVEGQAKYRDGKKWKSRWVALRKPSPVADCLVLLVYKDRSDKTKGHKERSSVTLEDICGLEPGPPYEGVSYTLAIVTLSQAVMLGFDSKEALLAWDIRIRYSLGEVHRFSVGVLPGTRLESGPATLHLCNNLLVLARDLPPAVVGQWKLSDLRRYGAVPNGFVFEGGTRCGYWAGVFFLSCLEGEQISFLFDCIVRGVSPTRGPFGLRPVLPDPNASPASMEERARQETQELEKRLSLLSHCSRQSSAASTCSYGASVASDEHSISSSSSETSHSDTSLGSRLTLWAEPGTRASGAVEPLGQAQGRGPLHTEESLGAGITTATRVLSKPTRSRGLQEIGRQSSSDSGIATGSHSSYSGSFSSYTGSLDIGQGDEFGSLLSLPDRNVCTCPAAEYQVPGSLRPLYDTPRSLRQSAPPRDQLVPPAPDAGGGPDLSTSRRPAAQSGPELGELAQVSTDSALKLPATQKHGATLDLRAAEVAPPAASPLESHETFSLQSGMARPLFASCPVCGKTKCNHSFNLNYITHEQCYSAMKKCGKQGTTLPHPGVLSVPAGSDKKSTKKEDKGKGGVAYEAMERRGVEKPSEVDERSSYELMGSCGQQRLYADSEGAVSSMGSSAMVKAHRQASDPKGGYELMASTVDAPRRGGVNPAECGGGSTKYALIDIAATETAHKVGSQHAQCREERLQQLEQRKKGAPQ; via the exons ACTGCCTGGTGCTGCTGGTGTACAAAGACAGGTCAGATAAAACCAAGGGTCACAAGGAGCGGAGCAGCGTGACGCTGGAGGACATCTGTGGCCTGGAGCCGGGGCCCCCTTACGAGGGCGTCAGCTACACGCTGGCCATCGTCACCCTCAGCCAGGCCGTCATGCTGGGCTTCGACAGCAAAGAGGCCCTGCTGGCCTGGGACATCCGCATCCGCTACAGCCTGGGGGAAG TTCACAGGTTCTCCGTGGGCGTGCTGCCCGGCACCCGGCTGGAAAGCGGCCCTGCCACTCTACACCTGTGTAACAACCTGCTGGTTCTGGCCCGAGACCTGCCCCCCGCCGTCGTGGGCCAGTGGAAGCTCTCGGACCTGCGGCGCTACGGCGCCGTGCCCAACGGCTTCGTCTTCGAGGGCGGCACACGCTGCGGTTACT GGGCCGGCGTCttcttcctgtcctgcctggagGGCGAGCAGATCAGCTTTCTGTTCGACTGCATCGTCCGGGGCGTCTCGCCGACCCGCGGCCCGTTTGGGCTCAGGCCAGTCCTGCCAG ACCCCAACGCAAGTCCAGCCTCCATGGAGGAGCGTGCGAGGCAGGAGACCCAGGAGCTGGAGAAGCGACTGAGCCTCCTCTCCCACTGCAGTCGCCAGAGCAGTGCAG CGTCCACCTGCAGCTACGGCGCGTCTGTGGCGAGTGACGAGCACAGCATATCCAGCTCCTCCTCGGAGACCAGCCACTCTGACACCAGCCTGGGAAGCCGCCTCACCCTGTGGGCGGAGCCGGGGACCAGGGCATCTGGTGCCGTGGAGCCCCTGGGCCAGGCCCAAGGCAGGGGCCCCCTGCATACCGAGGAGAGCCTGGGCGCTGGCATCACTACAGCGACACGGGTCCTGTCCAAGCCGACCCGCAGCCGGGGGCTGCAGGAGATTGGTCGGCAGAGCTCATCGGATAGTGGCATTGCCACCGGGAGCCACTCGTCTTATTCCGGAAGCTTCTCATCCTACACCGGAAGTCTGGACATCGGCCAGGGAGATGAGTTCGGCTCTCTGCTCAGCCTGCCCGACCGTAATGTCTGCACATGTCCAGCTGCTGAATACCAGGTCCCCGGTTCCCTCCGGCCTCTGTATGACACACCAAGGAGCCTCCGCCAGAGTGCACCACCCAGGGACCAGCTTGTCCCCCCGGCCCCagatgccggggggggcccagatCTGAGCACGAGCAGGCGACCGGCCGCACAGTCCGGCCCAGAGCTCGGAGAGCTGGCTCAGGTTTCCACGGACTCGGCGCTGAAGTTGCCGGCGACACAGAAACACGGAGCGACTTTGGACTTGAGGGCGGCCGaggtggcgccccctgctgccagCCCCTTGGAATCCCACGAGACATTCAGCCTCCAGTCTGGGATGGCAAGACCGCTCTTCGCCTCCTGTCCTGTCTGCGGCAAAACGAAG tGCAATCATTCATTTAATCTAAACTACATTACCCATGAGCAGTGCTACTCAGCAATGAAAAAATGTGGTAAGCAG GGAACAACTCTCCCGCATCCAGGAGTCCTGTCCGTCCCAGCCGGATCAG ACAAAAAGTCAACGAAGAAGGAGGATAAGGGCAAAGGAGGCGTGGCCTATGAAGCTATGGAACGGCGGGGAGTGGAGAAGCCCTCCGAG GTTGATGAGCGAAGCAGCTATGAACTGATGGGCAGCTGTGGTCAGCAGAGACTGTACGCCGACTCTGAAG GAGCAGTGTCTTCGATGGGCTCCTCCGCCATGGTGAAGGCTCACAGGCAAGCTTCTG ATCCCAAAGGAGGCTATGAGCTGATGGCTTCCACTGTCGATGCACCCAGGAGGGGGGGTGTGAATCCAGCAGAGTGTG GAGGAGGATCCACAAAGTACGCCCTGATTGACATCGCTGCCACGGAGACGGCCCACAAAGTGGGCTCCCAGCATGCCCAGTGCAGAGAGGAGCGTCTGCAGCAGCTGGAGCAGAGGAAGAAGGGGGCGCCGCAGTGA
- the dok7b gene encoding protein Dok-7 isoform X2, whose product MTDTVVVEGQAKYRDGKKWKSRWVALRKPSPVADCLVLLVYKDRSDKTKGHKERSSVTLEDICGLEPGPPYEGVSYTLAIVTLSQAVMLGFDSKEALLAWDIRIRYSLGEVHRFSVGVLPGTRLESGPATLHLCNNLLVLARDLPPAVVGQWKLSDLRRYGAVPNGFVFEGGTRCGYWAGVFFLSCLEGEQISFLFDCIVRGVSPTRGPFGLRPVLPDPNASPASMEERARQETQELEKRLSLLSHCSRQSSAASTCSYGASVASDEHSISSSSSETSHSDTSLGSRLTLWAEPGTRASGAVEPLGQAQGRGPLHTEESLGAGITTATRVLSKPTRSRGLQEIGRQSSSDSGIATGSHSSYSGSFSSYTGSLDIGQGDEFGSLLSLPDRNVCTCPAAEYQVPGSLRPLYDTPRSLRQSAPPRDQLVPPAPDAGGGPDLSTSRRPAAQSGPELGELAQVSTDSALKLPATQKHGATLDLRAAEVAPPAASPLESHETFSLQSGMARPLFASCPVCGKTKCNHSFNLNYITHEQCYSAMKKCGKQGTTLPHPGVLSVPAGSDKKSTKKEDKGKGGVAYEAMERRGVEKPSEVDERSSYELMGSCGQQRLYADSEGAVSSMGSSAMVKAHRQASDPKGGYELMASTVDAPRRGGVNPAECGSTLAFLGDVAVARLPERPRGSGPTYVNIPISPASKKQLHYMELELQEPGSAVRGGGSTKYALIDIAATETAHKVGSQHAQCREERLQQLEQRKKGAPQ is encoded by the exons ACTGCCTGGTGCTGCTGGTGTACAAAGACAGGTCAGATAAAACCAAGGGTCACAAGGAGCGGAGCAGCGTGACGCTGGAGGACATCTGTGGCCTGGAGCCGGGGCCCCCTTACGAGGGCGTCAGCTACACGCTGGCCATCGTCACCCTCAGCCAGGCCGTCATGCTGGGCTTCGACAGCAAAGAGGCCCTGCTGGCCTGGGACATCCGCATCCGCTACAGCCTGGGGGAAG TTCACAGGTTCTCCGTGGGCGTGCTGCCCGGCACCCGGCTGGAAAGCGGCCCTGCCACTCTACACCTGTGTAACAACCTGCTGGTTCTGGCCCGAGACCTGCCCCCCGCCGTCGTGGGCCAGTGGAAGCTCTCGGACCTGCGGCGCTACGGCGCCGTGCCCAACGGCTTCGTCTTCGAGGGCGGCACACGCTGCGGTTACT GGGCCGGCGTCttcttcctgtcctgcctggagGGCGAGCAGATCAGCTTTCTGTTCGACTGCATCGTCCGGGGCGTCTCGCCGACCCGCGGCCCGTTTGGGCTCAGGCCAGTCCTGCCAG ACCCCAACGCAAGTCCAGCCTCCATGGAGGAGCGTGCGAGGCAGGAGACCCAGGAGCTGGAGAAGCGACTGAGCCTCCTCTCCCACTGCAGTCGCCAGAGCAGTGCAG CGTCCACCTGCAGCTACGGCGCGTCTGTGGCGAGTGACGAGCACAGCATATCCAGCTCCTCCTCGGAGACCAGCCACTCTGACACCAGCCTGGGAAGCCGCCTCACCCTGTGGGCGGAGCCGGGGACCAGGGCATCTGGTGCCGTGGAGCCCCTGGGCCAGGCCCAAGGCAGGGGCCCCCTGCATACCGAGGAGAGCCTGGGCGCTGGCATCACTACAGCGACACGGGTCCTGTCCAAGCCGACCCGCAGCCGGGGGCTGCAGGAGATTGGTCGGCAGAGCTCATCGGATAGTGGCATTGCCACCGGGAGCCACTCGTCTTATTCCGGAAGCTTCTCATCCTACACCGGAAGTCTGGACATCGGCCAGGGAGATGAGTTCGGCTCTCTGCTCAGCCTGCCCGACCGTAATGTCTGCACATGTCCAGCTGCTGAATACCAGGTCCCCGGTTCCCTCCGGCCTCTGTATGACACACCAAGGAGCCTCCGCCAGAGTGCACCACCCAGGGACCAGCTTGTCCCCCCGGCCCCagatgccggggggggcccagatCTGAGCACGAGCAGGCGACCGGCCGCACAGTCCGGCCCAGAGCTCGGAGAGCTGGCTCAGGTTTCCACGGACTCGGCGCTGAAGTTGCCGGCGACACAGAAACACGGAGCGACTTTGGACTTGAGGGCGGCCGaggtggcgccccctgctgccagCCCCTTGGAATCCCACGAGACATTCAGCCTCCAGTCTGGGATGGCAAGACCGCTCTTCGCCTCCTGTCCTGTCTGCGGCAAAACGAAG tGCAATCATTCATTTAATCTAAACTACATTACCCATGAGCAGTGCTACTCAGCAATGAAAAAATGTGGTAAGCAG GGAACAACTCTCCCGCATCCAGGAGTCCTGTCCGTCCCAGCCGGATCAG ACAAAAAGTCAACGAAGAAGGAGGATAAGGGCAAAGGAGGCGTGGCCTATGAAGCTATGGAACGGCGGGGAGTGGAGAAGCCCTCCGAG GTTGATGAGCGAAGCAGCTATGAACTGATGGGCAGCTGTGGTCAGCAGAGACTGTACGCCGACTCTGAAG GAGCAGTGTCTTCGATGGGCTCCTCCGCCATGGTGAAGGCTCACAGGCAAGCTTCTG ATCCCAAAGGAGGCTATGAGCTGATGGCTTCCACTGTCGATGCACCCAGGAGGGGGGGTGTGAATCCAGCAGAGTGTG GCAGCACATTGGCCTTCCTCGGGGACGTGGCGGTAGCGAGACTGCCCGAAAGGCCGCGTGGGAGCGGGCCGACCTACGTCAACATTCCCATCAGCCCCGCGTCCAAGAAGCAGCTCCACTacatggagctggagctgcaggagccTGGCTCTGCGGTCCGAG GAGGAGGATCCACAAAGTACGCCCTGATTGACATCGCTGCCACGGAGACGGCCCACAAAGTGGGCTCCCAGCATGCCCAGTGCAGAGAGGAGCGTCTGCAGCAGCTGGAGCAGAGGAAGAAGGGGGCGCCGCAGTGA